Proteins encoded by one window of Nasonia vitripennis strain AsymCx chromosome 5, Nvit_psr_1.1, whole genome shotgun sequence:
- the LOC100124107 gene encoding sphingosine-1-phosphate lyase isoform X2 — MGDTLASIQCTNTPTRRIYERVRKMAMRLLRCCPKIRDKIDGELKKLNEEFERETINRTKGVPYVTSLPAQGIDREQIIKLVERSVYLGNYDWKNGRVSGCVYRNAESGLKDLVKEVYSLASLTNPLHPDVFPGVCKMEAEVVRIACRLFGGDDNSCGTMTTGGTESILLACKAFRDYAREYKGIKKPEMVVPVTAHSAFDKAAQFLKIRMRLVPVNPDSLTVSIEGMKRAINRNTVLLVCSAPNFPYGTMDNIERISRLGLEHDIPVHVDACLGGFLVCFMRQAGYTLPDFDFRLSGVSSISADTHKYGYAPKGSSVILYRHKKYRHHQFTISTDWPGGIYGSPTVNGSRAGGIIAACWATMMYFGMEGYVKATKDIIDTTQYIERELRGMNNIYVFGTPMTSVIAVGSHDFEIYRLSQALNARGWNLNTLQFPSAIHICVTHVHTEPGVAQQFVDDVRFELEKIMQTPKEEAEGIYALYGSAQTIPDRSVVGDITKSFIDSMYYTPPYGTETLDVQLDARHQNSDSKASRD; from the exons ATGGGAGATACTCTCGCATCGATACAATGCACCAATACACCTACACGAC GTATATATGAACGAGTGAGGAAGATGGCCATGCGACTACTGCGCTGCTGTCCCAAGATCCGCGACAAAATTGATGGCGAATTGAAAAAGCTGAACGAGGAGTTCGAGCGCGAGACGATTAATAGAACGAAGGGAGTACCCTACGTGACGAGTCTACCTGCTCAGGGTATCGATCGCGAGCAGATCATCAAACTCGTCGAACGTTCCGTTTATTTAG gtaATTACGACTGGAAGAACGGCCGAGTGTCGGGCTGCGTGTACCGCAACGCCGAGTCGGGACTAAAGGACCTCGTGAAGGAGGTGTACAGTCTGGCCTCGCTGACCAATCCCCTTCACCCGGACGTCTTCCCCGGCGTCTGCAAGATGGAGGCTGAGGTGGTCAGGATAGCCTGCCGGTTGTTCGGCGGCGACGACAACTCCTGCGGCACC ATGACTACTGGAGGCACGGAGTCGATCCTGCTGGCCTGCAAAGCCTTCCGCGACTACGCACGCGAGTACAAGGGCATAAAGAAACCCGAGATGGTGGTCCCGGTGACGGCTCACTCGGCCTTCGACAAAGCCGCCCAGTTCCTCAAGATTCGGATGCGCTTAGTGCCCGTCAACCCCGACAGTCTGACCGTCAGCATCGAGGGTATGAAGCGGGCGATCAACAGGAATACGGTGCTG CTGGTCTGCTCGGCGCCAAACTTTCCCTACGGAACGATGGACAACATCGAGCGCATCTCGCGACTGGGTCTGGAGCACGACATCCCGGTACACGTGGACGCCTGTCTAGGCGGTTTCCTGGTCTGCTTCATGCGCCAGGCCGGTTACACGCTGCCGGACTTTGACTTCCGACTGTCGGGCGTCAGCAGCATCAGCGCCGACACTCACAAGTACGGCTACGCGCCCAAGGGGTCCTCGGTCATCCTTTACCGGCACAAGAAGTACCGTCATCACCAGTTCACCATCAGCACGGATTGGCCTGGCGGTATTTACGGATCGCCGACAGTCAATGGATCGAGGGCCGGCGGAATTATCGCCGCTTGCTGGGCCACCATGATGTACTTTGGAATGGAGGGTTATGTCAAGGCCACGAAGGATATAATCGATACCACGCAGTACATCGAAAGAGA ACTCCGGGGAATGAACAACATCTACGTGTTCGGGACGCCAATGACCTCGGTGATAGCCGTGGGCTCGCACGACTTCGAAATCTATCGGCTGTCCCAGGCGCTCAACGCTCGAGGCTGGAACCTCAACACGCTGCAGTTCCCCAGTGCCATCCACATCTGCGTGACCCACGTTCACACCGAGCCTGGAGTGGCCCAGCAGTTCGTCGACGACGTCAGGTTCGAGCTCGAGAAGATCATGCAGACACCCAAGGAGGAAGCCGAGGGCATT TACGCCCTCTACGGTTCGGCCCAGACCATACCTGATCGCAGCGTTGTGGGCGACATCACCAAGAGCTTCATTGACTCGATGTACTACACGCCTCCGTACGGTACCGAGACTCTGGATGTTCAGCTCGACGCCCGCCACCAGAACTCTGATTCCAAGGCCTCGCGAGACTGA
- the LOC100124107 gene encoding sphingosine-1-phosphate lyase isoform X1, whose product MSVVNFIVVPTKNAINEAFKGREPWEIVGMTSTSVLAAVWLYNFVHDDDESIYERVRKMAMRLLRCCPKIRDKIDGELKKLNEEFERETINRTKGVPYVTSLPAQGIDREQIIKLVERSVYLGNYDWKNGRVSGCVYRNAESGLKDLVKEVYSLASLTNPLHPDVFPGVCKMEAEVVRIACRLFGGDDNSCGTMTTGGTESILLACKAFRDYAREYKGIKKPEMVVPVTAHSAFDKAAQFLKIRMRLVPVNPDSLTVSIEGMKRAINRNTVLLVCSAPNFPYGTMDNIERISRLGLEHDIPVHVDACLGGFLVCFMRQAGYTLPDFDFRLSGVSSISADTHKYGYAPKGSSVILYRHKKYRHHQFTISTDWPGGIYGSPTVNGSRAGGIIAACWATMMYFGMEGYVKATKDIIDTTQYIERELRGMNNIYVFGTPMTSVIAVGSHDFEIYRLSQALNARGWNLNTLQFPSAIHICVTHVHTEPGVAQQFVDDVRFELEKIMQTPKEEAEGIYALYGSAQTIPDRSVVGDITKSFIDSMYYTPPYGTETLDVQLDARHQNSDSKASRD is encoded by the exons ATGAGCGTAGTAAATTTCATCGTCGTCCCGACGAAAAACGCCATCAACGAGGCATTCAAAGGCAGAGAGCCATGGGAAATCGTCGGTATGACGTCCACGTCCGTCCTCGCGGCCGTCTGGCTCTACAATTTCgtccacgacgacgacgaga GTATATATGAACGAGTGAGGAAGATGGCCATGCGACTACTGCGCTGCTGTCCCAAGATCCGCGACAAAATTGATGGCGAATTGAAAAAGCTGAACGAGGAGTTCGAGCGCGAGACGATTAATAGAACGAAGGGAGTACCCTACGTGACGAGTCTACCTGCTCAGGGTATCGATCGCGAGCAGATCATCAAACTCGTCGAACGTTCCGTTTATTTAG gtaATTACGACTGGAAGAACGGCCGAGTGTCGGGCTGCGTGTACCGCAACGCCGAGTCGGGACTAAAGGACCTCGTGAAGGAGGTGTACAGTCTGGCCTCGCTGACCAATCCCCTTCACCCGGACGTCTTCCCCGGCGTCTGCAAGATGGAGGCTGAGGTGGTCAGGATAGCCTGCCGGTTGTTCGGCGGCGACGACAACTCCTGCGGCACC ATGACTACTGGAGGCACGGAGTCGATCCTGCTGGCCTGCAAAGCCTTCCGCGACTACGCACGCGAGTACAAGGGCATAAAGAAACCCGAGATGGTGGTCCCGGTGACGGCTCACTCGGCCTTCGACAAAGCCGCCCAGTTCCTCAAGATTCGGATGCGCTTAGTGCCCGTCAACCCCGACAGTCTGACCGTCAGCATCGAGGGTATGAAGCGGGCGATCAACAGGAATACGGTGCTG CTGGTCTGCTCGGCGCCAAACTTTCCCTACGGAACGATGGACAACATCGAGCGCATCTCGCGACTGGGTCTGGAGCACGACATCCCGGTACACGTGGACGCCTGTCTAGGCGGTTTCCTGGTCTGCTTCATGCGCCAGGCCGGTTACACGCTGCCGGACTTTGACTTCCGACTGTCGGGCGTCAGCAGCATCAGCGCCGACACTCACAAGTACGGCTACGCGCCCAAGGGGTCCTCGGTCATCCTTTACCGGCACAAGAAGTACCGTCATCACCAGTTCACCATCAGCACGGATTGGCCTGGCGGTATTTACGGATCGCCGACAGTCAATGGATCGAGGGCCGGCGGAATTATCGCCGCTTGCTGGGCCACCATGATGTACTTTGGAATGGAGGGTTATGTCAAGGCCACGAAGGATATAATCGATACCACGCAGTACATCGAAAGAGA ACTCCGGGGAATGAACAACATCTACGTGTTCGGGACGCCAATGACCTCGGTGATAGCCGTGGGCTCGCACGACTTCGAAATCTATCGGCTGTCCCAGGCGCTCAACGCTCGAGGCTGGAACCTCAACACGCTGCAGTTCCCCAGTGCCATCCACATCTGCGTGACCCACGTTCACACCGAGCCTGGAGTGGCCCAGCAGTTCGTCGACGACGTCAGGTTCGAGCTCGAGAAGATCATGCAGACACCCAAGGAGGAAGCCGAGGGCATT TACGCCCTCTACGGTTCGGCCCAGACCATACCTGATCGCAGCGTTGTGGGCGACATCACCAAGAGCTTCATTGACTCGATGTACTACACGCCTCCGTACGGTACCGAGACTCTGGATGTTCAGCTCGACGCCCGCCACCAGAACTCTGATTCCAAGGCCTCGCGAGACTGA